In Debaryomyces hansenii CBS767 chromosome B complete sequence, one genomic interval encodes:
- a CDS encoding DEHA2B06622p (weakly similar to uniprot|O94562 Schizosaccharomyces pombe SPBC1773 SPBC1773.03c protein), which yields MTISETKQADREWHGPCSQLMQNSFIFQAKIAEQVPRVISGKGIRITVENPKTGKVTEVIDGMTGAAVGALGWGDPEVVEIINRAARNTFYSYPAVLGNEYSEELAKYYISNSPAGAFAAALWTGSGSESNENAMKIIRQYHVEKGNFNKTKFISRKTSYHGFTLGALSISSNARAFRFQEILLPQDQCLKMEACYPYRNKADDETLEQYSARLLLGLEIMILKENPKTIGAVIVETLPGTSLGTSPPTPGYLLGIRKLCTKYDILFMLDEVMCGTGRANPHGGLNCWENYLAPGEGPDIQSVGKALGSGYVTIAGVLVSPKVRDVFINGSGSILGSHTYSGHAFNCFVALEIQKRVKKLKLTENIFKMGNYMGGLLTEELADAVIVGDIRGLGGFWSLELVKNTQTKEYFPFSLDIAHRLQDKCFDNGLNVMGTQGCANGFGDIILLAPAFIVTKDDVDTIVHIVVMSIRDLEHELMEEGNL from the coding sequence ATGACAATTTCCGAAACAAAGCAGGCAGATAGAGAGTGGCACGGCCCATGTTCTCAATTGATGCAAAATTCGTTCATATTTCAGGCGAAGATCGCCGAACAGGTGCCAAGGGTGATAAGCGGAAAGGGGATCAGAATCACAGTGGAAAACCCTAAGACTGGTAAGGTTACTGAGGTCATTGATGGTATGACTGGGGCAGCAGTTGGAGCGTTGGGATGGGGCGATCCAGAGGTGgttgaaataatcaatagGGCAGCCCGCAACACATTTTATTCGTATCCCGCAGTTTTGGGAAATGAATACTCTGAAGAATTGGCGAAGTATTATATCTCCAACTCTCCCGCAGGAGCATTTGCTGCTGCTTTGTGGACGGGCTCGGGATCTGAATCAAACGAAAATGCGATGAAGATTATAAGGCAATACCATGTGGAAAAGGGtaatttcaacaaaacCAAGTTTATTTCTCGAAAGACTTCGTATCATGGATTCACGCTAGGCGCATTGTCAATAAGCTCCAATGCTAGAGCCTTTAGGTtccaagaaattttattaccGCAGGATCAGTGTTTGAAAATGGAGGCCTGCTATCCATATCGGAATAAGGCTGACGATGAAACATTGGAGCAGTATTCTGCCCGATTGTTATTAGGGCTagaaataatgatattgaaagagaaCCCGAAAACAATAGGTGCTGTCATAGTAGAGACATTACCTGGTACATCGTTGGGTACCTCTCCTCCTACTCCGGGGTACTTGTTGGGAATTAGGAAACTTTGTACCAAGTACGATATTTTATTCATGTTGGATGAGGTTATGTGTGGAACAGGTCGAGCAAATCCTCATGGGGGACTAAACTGTTGGGAGAATTATCTAGCGCCAGGCGAAGGACCTGATATTCAGAGCGTGGGAAAAGCATTAGGCTCAGGTTATGTTACCATTGCCGGTGTTTTGGTAAGCCCAAAAGTTAGAGATGTATTCATCAACGGGTCTGGAAGTATCCTTGGTTCTCACACCTACTCTGGTCATGCCTTCAATTGCTTTGTAGCCTTGGAAATACAAAAGAGGGTCAAAAAACTTAAGTTGACGGagaatattttcaaaatggGTAATTACATGGGTGGCTTGTTAACAGAAGAATTGGCTGATGCTGTAATAGTCGGTGACATCAGAGGTCTTGGGGGATTCTGGAGTCTAGAGCTCGTGAAAAATACACAAACAAAGGAATACTTTCCTTTTTCATTAGATATAGCTCATCGCTTACAGGATAAGTGTTTTGACAATGGTCTAAATGTTATGGGGACCCAGGGATGTGCTAACGGATTCGGGGACATTATTCTACTAGCACCCGCATTTATTGTCACGAAAGATGACGTTGATACCATTGTCCATATAGTCGTTATGTCTATTAGAGACCTCGAGCATGAGTTGATGGAAGAAGGCAATTTATAG
- a CDS encoding DEHA2B06556p (similar to uniprot|P38067 Saccharomyces cerevisiae YBR006W UGA2 Succinate semialdehyde dehydrogenase) has translation MLRNSASNIVKATYTRRLYSTYDSSSKVLSSLKNKDLIRTQGYINGQWVASSDNSTFEVNNPALASGAGTKIADVSSMTTKDYVRAINSAQDAFSDFKKTTGRYRSDLLMNLYRLMQENQDDLAKLIVLENGKPYADAFGEVAYASSFFQWFAEEAPRVYGDIIPSALADSKILVMRQPIGVCGILTPWNFPAAMITRKLGAAAATGCTTVIKPASETPLSALALAYLAEQAGFPKGSVNVLPSSDAAGVGKLMCENPTIKKVSFTGSTNVGKLLMSQSSSTLKKLSMELGGNSPFIVFNDADIDKAVDGAIGSKFRSSGQTCICTNRLFVHESIYDEFASKLTKKLSETVKLGNGLADGTTHGPLIHGKSMNKVRSHIEDATSKGAKVLLGGNKREDLGVNFHELTVLGGVTQEMDIFNEETFGPVAPLIKFKSDEEVISLANDTDVGLAGYFYSSNINRVFKVAEELQVGMIGANTGAISESALPFGGVKESGFGREGSKYGIDDYTVVKSVVLGGLD, from the coding sequence ATGTTAAGAAATTCTGCATCCAACATTGTCAAAGCGACATATACAAGAAGATTGTACTCTACGTAcgattcttcttccaaaGTCTTATCCAGCTTAAAGAACAAAGATCTTATCAGAACTCAAGGATATATTAATGGTCAATGGGTTGCTAGCAGTGACAATTCAACGTTCGAAGTTAATAATCCTGCCTTAGCATCTGGAGCAGGTACAAAGATAGCTGACGTGTCTTCCATGACGACAAAGGATTATGTTAGAGCTATTAATTCTGCCCAAGACGCATTTAGTGATTTCAAGAAGACTACAGGACGTTACAGGAGTGATTTACTtatgaatttatatagattaATGCAAGAAAATCAAGATGATTTGGCTAAGCTTATAGTGCTTGAAAACGGAAAACCATATGCTGATGCTTTTGGAGAAGTAGCTTATGCAAGTTCATTCTTCCAATGGTTTGCAGAAGAGGCACCAAGAGTTTACGGTGATATAATCCCTTCAGCCTTGGCTGACAGTAAAATATTAGTAATGAGGCAACCTATTGGGGTATGTGGAATATTAACTCCCTGGAATTTCCCGGCTGCAATGATTACCAGAAAATTAGGTGCTGCAGCTGCTACTGGTTGTACTACTGTCATCAAACCAGCTTCTGAAACACCATTATCTGCTTTGGCTTTAGCATATTTGGCGGAACAAGCGGGTTTCCCCAAAGGCTCCGTTAATGTTTTGCCTTCATCCGATGCTGCTGGAGTTGGTAAATTGATGTGTGAGAATCCAACCATAAAGAAGGTTTCATTTACTGGTTCCACTAATGTTGGTAAGCTTTTGATGTCTCAATCTTCGTCtactttgaagaaattatcaatgGAGCTCGGTGGTAATTCACCTTTTATCGTCTTTAACGATGCTGATATCGATAAGGCAGTCGACGGAGCAATTGGTTCAAAATTCCGTTCGTCTGGCCAAACATGTATTTGCACAAATAGACTTTTCGTTCATGAATCTATCTATGATGAATTTGCTTCCAAATTGACTAAAAAATTATCGGAAACAGTGAAATTAGGTAACGGCTTAGCTGACGGAACTACACACGGGCCCCTCATCCATGGTAAATCTATGAATAAAGTGAGATCACATATTGAAGATGCAACGTCTAAAGGTGCTAAGGTTTTACTTGGGGGTAATAAGCGTGAAGACCTTGGAGTAAATTTCCATGAGTTAACGGTCCTTGGTGGTGTCACACAAGAGATGGATATCttcaatgaagaaactTTTGGTCCGGTAGCACCcttaattaaattcaagtcTGACGAGGAAGTCATTAGCTTAGCAAATGATACCGATGTTGGATTAGCAGGTTACTTCTActcttcaaatattaatagGGTTTTCAAGGTTGCAGAAGAGTTACAAGTTGGAATGATTGGTGCAAACACTGGTGCGATCTCTGAATCAGCATTACCATTTGGTGGAGTTAAGGAATCTGGATTTGGAAGAGAAGGCTCCAAGTATGGCATTGATGATTATACTGTTGTTAAGAGTGTTGTATTAGGTGGTTTGGATtga
- a CDS encoding DEHA2B06644p (weakly similar to uniprot|P53389 Saccharomyces cerevisiae YNR055C HOL1 Putative ion transporter similar to the major facilitator superfamily of transporters) gives MVKRLGIEQPERKNVTGTISMMNSHDEELSKNDQSVADSGLKTTPKGIILFPQPHDNPNDPLNWPIWKRDLCLLVVGFQTFLGGGQSPLLAAGMHDLAVEFDRPITTISYLVGGFMLALGSGSIFASPTAMLYGKRLVYLLGIFIFLMGSIWAGAAPDFGNLMGGRILTGFGASPTESLPSATIAEIYFAHERAYRVGIYTMLMLGGKNIVPLLSALVFQSLDRHWLFWILSMFLGMNLVLTYFFVPETFWDRSPIPNRRSLEETKAAQAASDYHPPNERPNAFAMRRQTTTDLITTTSLPSTVNASNINTPDVPIGIETNEIPSNIEANQEEPTSFKKKLALFSGRHTIDSWWMVALRPFFLYSYPSILFGSLIYSLAVVWLIVISETITGIFQSEGYEYNQQTIGLFYISPFIGGILGSLSAGLISDRLSRFLITRNDGVYEPEFRLFMLIPSTFFTALGLMGFGWSSYEKDVWAGPVILFGCLSFGSSMASTTAITFVVDSYKMFASEALVSLNFSKNLLGFIFSLFNNGFFDAKGGRTTFIVYGAVQIFVSLFGIPLYIYGKKIRSWTDEKEILKYLYHADNIPAGVNDHDSLHSDSTQDGHKDNESSPNTTN, from the coding sequence ATGGTAAAACGATTAGGAATAGAACAACCGGAGAGAAAAAATGTTACGGGTACGATTTCTATGATGAATTCACACGATGAGGAGTTGTCGAAAAATGACCAATCTGTGGCAGATTCGGGATTGAAGACGACTCCGAAGGGAATCATTTTGTTTCCACAGCCTCATGACAATCCTAACGACCCGTTAAACTGGCCTATATGGAAACGAGACTTATGTTTGTTGGTGGTGGGATTTCAGACATTTTTGGGGGGTGGACAGTCGCCACTTCTTGCGGCAGGGATGCATGATTTAGCGGTGGAATTTGACCGTCCGATTACCACCATTTCGTACTTAGTCGGGGGGTTTATGTTGGCGTTAGGATCGGGATCGATTTTTGCTAGTCCCACGGCCATGTTGTATGGTAAAAGGTTGGTGTACCTATTGGGgatcttcattttcttgatgGGTTCGATTTGGGCGGGGGCAGCGCCCGATTTTGGTAACCTTATGGGAGGAAGAATTTTGACTGGGTTTGGGGCCTCTCCAACGGAATCATTGCCCAGTGCCACGATCGCTGAGATATACTTTGCCCATGAGAGAGCTTATAGAGTTGGTATTTATACCATGTTGATGTTGGGGGGCAAGAATATCGTACCATTGTTATCTGCATTAGTATTTCAGAGTTTGGATAGGCATTGGCTTTTCTGGATTTTGAGTATGTTTCTTGGAATGAACTTAGTTTTGACGTATTTTTTTGTACCTGAAACGTTTTGGGATAGGTCTCCTATTCCGAATAGGCGGTCTTTAGAAGAAACCAAGGCAGCGCAAGCAGCGTCTGATTATCATCCACCAAACGAAAGACCAAACGCGTTTGCAATGAGAAGACAAACAACCACCGATTTGATAACCACTACAAGCTTACCTTCAACTGTTAATgcatcaaatattaatactcCAGATGTTCCAATTGGCATAGAGACAAATGAAATTCCTTCAAACATTGAAGCTAATCAGGAAGAACCAACTTCatttaaaaagaaattagCATTGTTTTCGGGGAGGCATACCATAGATAGTTGGTGGATGGTGGCTTTAAGACCATTTTTCTTGTATCTGTACCCATCGATTTTGTTTGGATCGcttatttattctttggCTGTCGTATGGTTGATTGTGATATCAGAAACTATTACAGGCATATTTCAAAGTGAAGGTTATGAATATAATCAACAAACAATTGGTCTATTTTACATATCACCCTTTATCGGTGGAATTCTTGGTTCATTATCGGCAGGTCTAATTAGTGATAGACTAAGTAGATTTTTGATTACACGGAATGATGGGGTTTATGAACCAGAGTTTAGGTTATTTATGTTAATACCATCAACCTTCTTTACGGCGCTCGGATTGATGGGCTTTGGCTGGTCATCCTACGAAAAGGACGTGTGGGCTGGCCCTgttattttatttggttGCTTGAGTTTTGGAAGTTCAATGGCCAGTACTACTGCAATAACATTTGTTGTCGATTCCTATAAAATGTTTGCTTCTGAAGCGTTagtttcattaaatttttcaaaaaatttattaggTTTTATTTTTTCCTTATTTAATAACGGATTCTTTGATGCCAAAGGAGGACGTACAACTTTCATTGTTTACGGCGCAGTCCAAATATTCGTAAGCCTATTCGGAATACCACTATATATCTATGGAAAGAAAATTAGAAGCTGGACAGATGAGAAAGAAATCTTAAAGTATTTATATCATGCTGACAACATTCCTGCTGGTGTGAATGATCATGATTCATTACATAGCGACTCTACACAAGACGGGcataaagataatgaatcatCACCAAATACTACCAACTAA
- a CDS encoding DEHA2B06512p (similar to uniprot|P28263 Saccharomyces cerevisiae YEL012W UBC8 Ubiquitin-conjugating enzyme): protein MSSPKRRIEKDVMDLMMSDHDVALIDDSIQSFHVIFHGPSDTPYAGGTWKIRVELPDQYPIKSPSIGFINKIYHPNIDETSGSVCLDVINQTWSPMFGLLNIFENFLPHLLRYANPSDPLNTEASTLMTKDEKKYNDTVKEYVTRYAKNVSNEDEDNDDINDTDDDDGELSDVGSLSSDDEDHHNGVAGEFEL from the coding sequence atgaGTTCTCCGAAGAGACGTATTGAGAAAGACGTAATGGATCTAATGATGAGTGACCATGATGTTGCCCTCATTGACGATTCCATTCAGCTGTTTCATGTTATTTTTCATGGACCATCGGATACACCGTATGCTGGAGGTACTTGGAAGATCAGAGTTGAGTTGCCAGACCAATATCCTATAAAGTCACCATCGATCGGGTTTATCAATAAGATCTACCATCCTAATATCGATGAAACGTCGGGATCGGTCTGTCTTGATGTAATCAACCAAACATGGTCACCGATGTTCGgcttattgaatattttcgAAAACTTCTTGCCACATCTCTTGAGATATGCCAATCCGAGCGATCCATTGAATACCGAAGCATCTACATTAATGACCAAAGATGAGAAAAAGTATAACGACACGGTTAAGGAGTATGTGACACGGTACGCCAAGAATGTTTCTaacgaagatgaagataatgacgatattaatgatactgatgatgatgatggcGAGTTGAGTGATGTTGGGAGCTTATCGagtgacgatgaagatCACCATAATGGGGTTGCTGGTGAATTCGAGTTGTAG
- a CDS encoding DEHA2B06534p (no similarity), which yields MYRKLHREASNPGLNGGSLLDLQEDFKITDIRNVEKVRYEVLLKDLRQDAYLDQKDKSLIPHSHSI from the coding sequence ATGTATCGAAAGTTACATCGAGAGGCTTCTAATCCTGGTCTAAATGGAGGGAGTCTTTTGGATCTTCAAGAAGACTTTAAAATAACGGATATCCGAAATGTGGAGAAGGTTCGATACGAAGTGCTCCTTAAAGATCTTAGACAAGATGCATACTTAGATCAAAAGGATAAACTGCTTATTCCCCATTCTCATTCAATTTAG
- a CDS encoding DEHA2B06578p (some similarities with CA4202|IPF8047 Candida albicans IPF8047), which translates to MTKNTYKRQKLAQQPVNIPAVPATVYETPKESLINFPSSIMNGITKEGGLVSLTFKSITCANFVENLDWMRDALIRKDDEFEPTRINENVFNGDKMITELKQDIQGLTEKPQQSNTTNDINELQSKLSTSLKDEESFRNFGISLVKQYESENPTKSISISNKSYSTIKQAEIPGVKVSKFEDVENPDLSAYERKPVVQQPEDSIPQPVAESAPVQEQTPNEVPMVLNNSNNATPELTQQQNFQNPVSQPAPSYQVTPSPSTQDSNVHTTYPDQAFHNSPPQGNYY; encoded by the coding sequence ATGACCAAAAATACATATAAGAGACAAAAGCTAGCACAACAGCCTGTAAATATCCCAGCAGTGCCTGCCACCGTGTACGAGACCCCGAAAGAATCTTTGATCAATTTTCCTTCTTCGATCATGAATGGTATAACGAAAGAAGGAGGATTAGTTTCCTTGAcattcaaatcaataacATGTGCTAACTTTGTTGAAAACTTAGATTGGATGCGTGATGCATTAATAAGgaaagatgatgaatttgaaccTACAAGAATCAACGAAAACGTATTCAATGGAGACAAGATGATAACGGAACTTAAGCAAGATATTCAAGGCTTAACAGAAAAACCACAACAATCGAACACGacaaatgatataaatgagTTACAATCTAAGTTGTCTACTAGTTTAAAGGATGAAGAAAGCTTCCGTAATTTTGGCATTAGCTTGGTTAAGCAGTACGAGAGTGAAAACCCAACGAAGAGTATCAGTATCAGTAATAAGAGCTATTCCACCATAAAACAAGCCGAAATTCCTGGTGTTAAGGTGAGTAAGTTTGAAGACGTGGAAAATCCTGACCTCTCGGCATATGAAAGAAAACCGGTTGTTCAACAACCAGAAGATTCAATACCACAACCGGTTGCGGAATCTGCACCAGTCCAAGAACAAACTCCGAATGAAGTACCAATGgttttgaataatagtaataatgcAACGCCAGAATTGACTCAGCAACAGAATTTTCAAAACCCGGTTTCCCAGCCAGCCCCAAGCTACCAGGTAACGCCATCTCCTTCGACTCAAGATAGCAACGTTCATACTACTTACCCCGATCAGGCATTTCATAATTCACCACCTCAGGGAAATTATtactaa
- a CDS encoding DEHA2B06600p (weakly similar to uniprot|P39678 Saccharomyces cerevisiae YDL056W MBP1 Transcription factor involved in regulation of cell cycle progression from G1 to S phase) yields the protein MSLEEPKVYIATYSSTDVYECTINNSPIMRRCKDDWVNATQILKCCNFPKAKRTKILEKGVQQGLHEKIQGGYGRFQGTWIPLADAQRLAASYGVTPDLAPVLYLDASDPNMVIPKKVKQVNKDGTPVKRKYTKKAKKQEDTPSKKVKTDGHQGPPQEFNPQNSFESLSRAQPHLSQNSQLGASSQQQLQYQMPQGGQQMPPTFTQADFMNMGNGMPTFTAHNQAIQNEFQNYQMQFQRFQHQQQQPQTQGQQKFYRGNVPYPQAPGMPPQAQIVGGFHHTKLPSSQSTNETNLSQDEHQKDSDTSLSSNEEQFNGDVKSNMYMMKQGNHLTGEIDSSKDHEEYNSYSAQLLKFFSEDNSNIPYFLHNPPYDFNINEAIDDEGHTPLHWAASIGNYVLIHLLISKGANPLVVNSFGLNPLSKLISFNNCYELKNFPKVLDDLELCLINTDINGRTPLHYLCQFSKVKTKYESLRYYLGIILAKLTSLSKSANNKSVNLLKNVVDHQDVNGDTCLHLAAKFGSNKIFKFLVGYGARDDLVNVNNETPRYLNMQYNLLSNGNDFDQQQYQQLSGQQRVSQEMQTEDQQPTLHPVQNQILATPIQSNYRNNAIETPDTQRTTVQDDDIDDDEDSINARVNKEQLDQLMTQSQTNNVEDKENIFIDDSLKAYNPMSTPVRNPKTSSNLSTSSSHQPLAVISERTVENTPIKNEDKKFVLGPSITQTHKPHPPKLDDEGRLIEHSKAVKEEGEINSTTLSMTDLSSMITGMINSLSDSYGQELTHLKTTYNKLQSDLIEKEKSNGKSLHKFEALLKKGGIENFESIEQGKSILQDEIRLQEHELNGKEIALLQALEKTQAYQLANLVEKYESNLENDNDNDSGDEFKDEERLSFAIELTNLQLQRNKIINEVTNRIKNYGIDSKMYKYRKLISLSCGLKVEDIDGLIDGIEESLMETSMT from the exons ATGTCACTTGAGGAACCAAAAGTGTACATTGCGACATATTCAAGC ACAGATGTATATGAATGTACGATAAACAATTCTCCCATCATGAGGAGATGTAAAGATGACTGGGTCAATGCTACGCAAATTTTGAAGTGCTGTAACTTTCCAAAGGCTAAGAGGACAAAAATCTTGGAGAAGGGAGTGCAACAGGGATTGCACGAAAAAATCCAGGGGGGTTATGGTAGGTTCCAAGGGACATGGATCCCACTAGCAGATGCGCAGAGGCTAGCTGCCAGCTATGGGGTGACGCCAGATTTGGCTCCAGTGTTGTATCTTGACGCTAGCGACCCTAATATGGTTATACCCAAGAAGGTGAAGCAGGTCAACAAGGACGGGACACCTGTCAAGAGGAAGTACACCAAAAAGGCAAAGAAGCAGGAGGATACTCCATCCAAGAAGGTGAAGACAGACGGTCACCAGGGCCCACCACAAGAGTTTAATCCACAGaattcatttgaatcaCTCTCGCGAGCCCAACCGCATTTATCACAGAATTCGCAGCTAGGTGCATCATCACAACAGCAATTGCAATATCAAATGCCTCAAGGTGGCCAGCAGATGCCTCCTACATTTACACAGGCCGACTTTATGAATATGGGGAATGGCATGCCAACATTTACTGCTCACAACCAAgctattcaaaatgaattcCAGAATTATCAAATGCAATTCCAAAGGTTCcaacatcaacaacaacagccTCAAACGCAGGGGCAACAGAAGTTCTACCGCGGAAACGTTCCATATCCGCAAGCTCCTGGTATGCCGCCTCAAGCACAAATAGTAGGAGGCTTTCATCACACTAAGTTACCACTGTCTCAATCTACTAATGAAACGAACTTATCTCAGGACGAGCATCAGAAAGATTCGGATACATCTCTATCATCTAATGAAGAACAATTCAATGGCGATGTCAAATCTAATATGTACATGATGAAACAGGGGAATCACTTAACCGGTGAGATTGACAGCTCTAAAGATCATGAGGAGTACAATTCCTATTCGGCACAgctattgaaattcttcagtGAAGATAATTCTAACATTCCGTACTTTCTTCATAACCCACCCTACGACTTTAATATAAACGAAGCCATAGATGACGAGGGTCATACTCCATTACATTGGGCAGCATCGATAGGAAATTACgttttgattcatttgcTTATTTCAAAAGGCGCAAATCCTTTGGTTGTGAATAGTTTCGGATTAAAtccattatcaaaattaatatcctttaataattgttaTGAGTTGAAAAACTTTCCTAAGGTTTTGGATGATCTAGAATTATGTTTAATCAATACAGATATCAATGGTAGAACACCGTTACATTATTTATGCCAATTCTCAAAGGTAAAAACAAAATATGAAAGCTTAAGGTATTATTTGGGTATCATATTGGCTAAACTAACCTCATTATCCAAGAGTGCAAACAATAAATCGGTCaacttattgaaaaatgtaGTTGACCACCAGGATGTTAATGGCGATACTTGTTTACATTTGGCTGCTAAATTTGGttccaataaaatattcaaattcttagTAGGGTATGGTGCAAGAGATGATTTGGTGAATGTAAATAACGAAACTCCAagatatttgaatatgCAATACAATCTTTTAAGCAACGGCAACGATTTTGACCAACAGcaatatcaacaattatCAGGCCAACAACGTGTTTCCCAAGAAATGCAGACTGAAGATCAACAACCAACCTTGCATCCAgtgcaaaatcaaatattggCAACTCCTATCCAATCTAATTACCGTAACAATGCTATTGAAACTCCGGATACACAACGTACAACTGTtcaagatgatgatatagatGATGACGAGGATTCAATTAATGCTAGAGTTAACAAGGAACAATTAGACCAGTTAATGACGCAATCGCAAACTAATAATGTGGaggataaagaaaatatcttcattgatGATTCATTGAAGGCCTATAATCCAATGTCGACCCCAGTGCGAAATCCAAAGACTAGCTCTAACTTATCCACCTCGTCGTCTCACCAACCATTGGCAGTTATTTCCGAAAGAACAGTAGAGAATACTCCTATAAAGAATGAGGACAAGAAATTTGTATTAGGACCATCTATTACGCAAACACACAAACCTCATCCTCCAAAATTGGATGATGAAGGTAGACTTATAGAACATTCGAAAGCAGTGAAGGAGGAAGGCGAAATTAATCTGACAACACTTCTGATGACTGATTTATCGTCCATGATTACTGGAATGATCAACTCGTTATCAGACTCATATGGTCAAGAATTAACTCACTTAAAAACAACTTACAATAAGCTTCAATCAGATTTGAtagaaaaggaaaaatcTAATGGTAAATCGCTTCATAAATTTGAGGCCTTGTTGAAGAAAGGTGGAATCGAAAACTTCGAGAGCATTGAACAAGGCAAGTCCATATTGCAAGACGAAATCAGACTTCAAGAACACGAGTTAAACGGTAAGGAAATTGCATTGCTTCAAGCGTTGGAGAAGACTCAAGCTTACCAATTAGCCAACttggttgaaaaatatgaacTGAATCTCGAGaatgataatgacaatGATTCTGGAGACGAGTTCAAGGATGAGGAAAGATTGAGTTTTGCAATTGAATTGACGAATCTTCAATTGcaaagaaacaaaataatcaaCGAAGTTACCAATagaataaagaattacGGGATTGATTCTAAGATGTACAAGTATAGAAAGTTGATTAGTTTGAGTTGTGGGTTGAAAGtggaagatattgatgGTTTAATCGATGGCATTGAAGAATCCTTGATGGAAACTTCAATGACTTGA